The Aspergillus oryzae RIB40 DNA, chromosome 5 genome segment TTCCAGTTACGATTAACGAGCTTAGCACTGCTTTTATATGCGGGGTTTGTCTGTATATTTTTGATACATGGTCTCTGTATCTTCtagctttcttttctctatcttctttatctttttaaACCAGTGGTGAGCGTTTGGATTGAAAAGTGCAAGTGATCTTTTTTCCCGAGAACCAGGCTTGGGGTCATGAATATTTGGTCTGTAATCTCAATAGAAACAACCGAAACGAAAAGGTAAATAGAGTTAGAATAGACATTACTGACTTTGATGTCTGTGTATGCTTTATTTCATGTCAAGACTACCAGATAAAGCGGTACATTAAATCCTACAAAAGGTATGCAGAGAGTAACTATTAGCTATAAAAAGCTCATAAGACAGATCTGCTAGACAAGACAGCAGTAGATGATCGTTATTCCAAGCGAacaaaataaagagagaCATTTCCATGACatagaaagaataaaagccGTATACAGAAACATAAATATCGTTCCCCACCTTAACCCGTAGTAACGAAGACAGCTCGAAAACAAGAAACTACCTTATTTCCATACCCATTCGACAACGTGCATAAACACCTCCCCCAAAAATCCAGTAAGAAGCAACCCCTGCGCGAACTCAATCAGTTCATCATCGGGTAACTCCAGCGCCTGGAACCGTTCCTTCtcgccgccgccaccgcGCACACCGACTCGCCTCTCGATGATTGATTTGAGCATTTCTCTCCCTGGGGTGACGAGCACGTAGCGGGCTTGGGGCTGGGGCATTTCGGAGGGTACGTAGACAATTGCTTCTTGTCTGTCTGGGGAGAGCCATCGGACGCCCTTGAGATCAGCcgtggaggaggttgacgACGGAGAGGTGGATCTGCTGGTCGAGTCTCCTTGGTTGTGATCTAGGAGGGGGTTGTCGATGGTGGCGTATTGGATGTCGCAGTccagggagaagaggatgacggtGTTTGTGTCGGAGTTGAGCTTCATTCGGAAGGTTGTGAAGTTCCGAGGGTCGAGGTAGAAGGTGTAGCTGGCTGTGACGTTGACGGATTTGGTTTTGTCGACACGGCGGATTTTGGAGATGGCTTGGTCGCGTGCGGAGGTGGGACATCTGGCCTTTACAGCGAGAGACTTGGATTCTCGGAGGGAGACGGAAGGGATGCAGTAGGGAAAATGTGTTTGGAGGGCCTGCTTTTGGCAGATTTCATTACAGAAGCGGAAGATTTTGCAGGCTGTGAGGGGGTTTAGTGGTGGATGATGCTtggggatggaggagggcaCTTACTGTTACAGAGAACTTTCGTGTTAGTTCTGCAATTCTCACATTGAGCTGGTTCATGAAGAGACCATGCTTTTCGTTCATCGGCGAGAATGTCTCGTCGGCGGTTGAGGTCTGAGATTCGCCTATCTGCGTATCCAATTCTTTTCCGTGAGGGGTGATCCGCTGGTGTTCGATTTGCCATATGGATGAGCTGTTTGTATGCAAGAATCGCCTTGTCGATGGAATCGAGATGCTCCCGAGAGACACATAGCGCACTGAGCGCATCAAAGGTCTCTGACGCTTCAGGGCCTTTGATGGTCAGAAAGTCCTCGACCAGCGCTTCGAAAAGCTCTGCAGCGTCATGATTGAGGCCATTATCCATGTATGATCTCCCTAGTTGGTGAATGACTTTTAGGGAGTCTGGATCCCTGGATCGTTGATAGTGGTCGAGAATGTCTTGGATATCCGTGGGGAAGTCAAAATTATTAGAATCTTGGAAATACCGGACAACTGCGTCTCTGGTGATAGGGCTGTTGATGCCGAAGAATGTTCTGCAGTGCGGAATGGTCCTATGGCTGATTGCGCGGGACTCCTCGCCCAACCTCAGTTTCTGATATAAGATAGATAAATGATTCATCGCATTCAATGTCGTTGCATGTTGGAGACCAAAGACTGTTTCGAGTGCTGGTACCACCTTCTCTAACAGGAGCAAGGCAGCTTCCAGGTCACCCAGTAAAACCTTCAAAGAAGCCAGATCCTGCATGCTACTCAGGGTCTCCGGCGCATTGTGCCCGAGCATCTTCAATCGACCTGCGAATGAGCGCTCATAtaatgctgctgcttctgtGGCGTATCCATCTCTCTCGTATAGAGCCCCGAGGTCGTGCAGAACGGAAAAGTTCTTAGGGTTATCACGCCCAAGCGCCCGCTTATACAGTCCTAAGGCCTCCAGGCAACAGGCTTCCGACTGGGCAGGCATGTCAAGGTTGCGATATGCCTGTCCCATGGAATGCAGAATGGTAGCTCGCGACAGTTTGTCGACATCGAGCGCTGGAGCGGTTTCCAGAATTTTCAAGGCATCATGGTATTCCACTACAGCTGCTCGACAGTTTGCTTGCCTCAAAGACGCCTCTGCTCGGAGTCGGGTCGTTAGAGCCTGTGACCAAACAGTAGTGGCTGCAAGCTCATCCCTCAACTGCGAAAAAAGTCGGGCCGCCTCGTCCATTTGAAGTATTCTTTGACGTCCGGATGCATCGTGGACTACAATTCCCCCagatacatactgtacatgaATGTATATGTTTTGAGTCTCTCGCAGTAAGGCAACGTATTCGGCATCCTGAAGAGGTGTTTGGTTTGCCTGCTGTCTGATTTCTgctgccttttccacctcTATCGAAGTCCGTACACTCTCCAGCGTAGCTGCCCTACTTTCGCTCCTTGAGTATTTGTTGACGAAAGAGAATCGGATactgtttgctttttttATCAATTTCTTGCGTCGGCCCGATGTCGAACGCGCGCGTGATATACCTGGGTTGAATGAGTACTTGAATCCTTATGAGGTCTGTCCCACATACCGCTCGAGGATTTTCGACCAAAGATTTTCTCCAGGAAAGACTGTCTGCGAGGTGTTGTTTCGTTTTGACTGTCGTCCAGTAGCTCGCCATCCGAGCCGTGCATATCATTCCTATGATGTTCATTCTCACACAGAGCTAGACCAGAGCCCTTCGAACCATACGCTTGTACTTCATTGATCGCTAGCCAGCGGTCAGTTAGCGATCTATTTGCCGATGAGTGCTGCTCATTTCAAGGTCATACCACTCGAAGTGACACTCGTCACTGACTGCCCGGGATGTGTCACTGTCGTGCCGCCCTCAAAGGGCTGATAGACGCCGTTTGGAGCGTGCACTATATGGCACGTCAGCAGCTCGAAGTACAAAGTTCATGGGCCGAATACAGACATACCTCGTTCTAGATCATATAACCCCGCAAAACTGATTGCCACTAGCTCATCTTCGTCACTTTGTGAAAACTCTCCCTGATGTCAGTGATGAACGCCGGCTACTTGTAGAGAGGAGCATACTTCTGAGCGACCAGGAGTCTCGTATCTTtttggccttctttgtgaTCGACTGATCATGAGGGTTTGCCGCTGCCGGTGACTTAAGTCCTCGGCAGCTCATTTGAGCGACGCTAGGACTTTGGCTGCTGATGGGACTTGCAATGTCCCTCTGGATATCTCGGAAGCTTACGTCGTCCCGCGGGTCGTTCAATATAGGCTCATATCTATGGACTTTTAGGTTAGAGCACTTTTGCGAATAGACGGTTAGCATAGTCAAGTGAGTACTGACGAGATGTTGCACTTTCCTCCACAATGTCTGCACTGGACGTACGATGGGGCATCTGCAACATTTGTTAATCACACATTCTAAATATAAGGGCACTATGTCCTACGCCGTTGTCTATCTAAAGGTTTACCGTCGTCGACGGCAAAATGTCTCTCGCAACTACCGCAGTAGAATCGAATTGTTCGAGAATCTAGTGGAATAAATCGCTTCTCCATACGATATCCTTTTGTGATTAAACTAGAACCAAACGATTAGCAAAGGTGCGGAAAGCGATTATATGACCTACCGATCTCGTGTCATCACATATACAGCAACTGCAGTCCCAGGACAGTACTTGGTCAGGTAGTGTTGTTTCAATTCCTTCCTATCAGCCGGTCAACCAAAAGCCATCTATCGTCCACAGGCGATGTTAACCCACGAAGAGGAAAAAACCGCATCACAGTCCGGGCACCGGAGATCGACCGCCGCAAGAATAgcgccatcatcatctcggAACGGTGGGTACAAACGAAGCACTTCCTGGAAGTTTTCAACAGCAGCCGATGGTTCCTGCGTATCTAGTACTCCCATTCATGTTTGATTAGCTCCCCATGAACTATCCCTCATGCATCGATATGTAGCTAATCGGGAAGCAGCATACCGCTCGTCGATCTGCCCGCTAAGGATAGCAGAACATCTGAAGCTCGTAGAATACGCGTTTTTGATCCTAGCCTCGTCGTATGTGATGCGTCACTCAACACAATGTGCTTCTCTAATTCTCGTCTCGTGTCGGATGGAAATTTGTCGTCAATGACCCTAGTCAATCGTTATGGTTCGTCAGTGGCCAATTGATCTGTATTCAGGGTGGGGGCTACAAAGCTCACCGATCTACGGTTGGTGACTGATGACGATCGTACTGCATGGCCATCATCACACGGAGGGGAGAAAGGGAGGCaggggagagaaagcgaaaagaaaaagccagCAAGCAAGCCTGTACAAAATGCAAGCACTCGAGGTTCACAGTCGTGAGGGTTGTCAAGCTCCAGGGACCGGGTGAGGCGTCATTTTCAATAAACTGTAGGATTTACCAGCGCGCATATGCGGGTCAATTTGGTGGATTTTCGACTTCTCCATGGGGACAGCCATGGTCAACGGTTATGCCGCATCATTTTCCCCTGTTTCAAGGTGGGAAATGGCAGAGTTTCGGGTTCTTTCACCCCTCGCATCCCAGCGGAACAAGAGGGTTTTGGGGAGGCAATGCTAAATGACAAGGAACTGGCCCCGAGCCTAGATGAATTGATTGACTGACACATTCTGGACGGAGATGAAAGGATCTGTTGATTCGCGCTAAGGCGATGGCGAACGTCGGCCGCGAACCCAACGGATGCGACAAGAACGTCCTGCAGGTAGATCGACCAGTAACAGTTTCCCttcatatttttcttctgcccTCGTTTCGCTCCCCTGCGCAATAAACAATGAGCCCCCTTGCGTCGAACTTGGTCAGAGAAGCGTTTACAGTGTGCTTCTACTCACCGCAGGATCTCCGTGTGGCGTGGAGTGTCTGTGTTCATTTTGAGTTCTGCTCCTTTCCCCAGTGGAATTAACGATAACCTTTCACATTGCAATCGGAACAATGGAATTGGCGTCTCACCTGTCATAATCTGGCAGGGTATGGgttctttgacttttctCGCCGATGATCTCCACGCATACCCACCGACCAAGGTGACAGATCACAAATGGCCACCCTTCCAGTTGATGGGATTCAATAATTGACATAGTTCAGCAATAGTTACATCGGAGAATTTTCTGGTCCCATTACTAGGGTCGTGGCTATGGTAGTATCCGCCGAGGACTGAGCACGACGCTGGCCAGCAGGCGAAGTCGGAGATTGTTTTGGGATGTCTGGAAGGATCATGCCTGAGGACATTCATTACCAGTTAGACCACGTGAATTGCATGACATTGATATCTAGAGTAGCTCAGACTTCAAAGAGATTAAAGAGCTCAAAAAGAATAAACTAGTGCAATTAGACCTTCCAAATGAAAATCTTAAGAGAGAATCCCATTCTCCTCTACTCTGTAGTACATGTACACTCCCCACTTCTTCAGTTAGGGCAAGTttcatcaatcaattaaCATTTAGCCCTATTGTCCTATAAATTCTATTCAATACCCCGTCAATCAAGGGCGTCAAATTGTCAATTACTGGCGGCAAGTTCCGAATAGTCCCCCAGAGGTCCAAGCCCAGTCCTCCCTCGTCTACAAAGACGACTTACGACGATTCGAGTAAGGGCAGGGCATTCGTTccctggaaagaagagcgagCTCTGGTGGAGACTCTCGATAAGCCCGATAAGAAAAGCACTCGACTCTCCTTCCCGATGACGAAGTTCATAAACAAGGAACATAATCAGTAAGAAGATATTCTGACCAATACCAATGGATTCGAATAATCATTACTC includes the following:
- a CDS encoding tetratricopeptide repeat protein (predicted protein) — protein: MHGSDGELLDDSQNETTPRRQSFLEKIFGRKSSSGISRARSTSGRRKKLIKKANSIRFSFVNKYSRSESRAATLESVRTSIEVEKAAEIRQQANQTPLQDAEYVALLRETQNIYIHVQYVSGGIVVHDASGRQRILQMDEAARLFSQLRDELAATTVWSQALTTRLRAEASLRQANCRAAVVEYHDALKILETAPALDVDKLSRATILHSMGQAYRNLDMPAQSEACCLEALGLYKRALGRDNPKNFSVLHDLGALYERDGYATEAAALYERSFAGRLKMLGHNAPETLSSMQDLASLKVLLGDLEAALLLLEKVVPALETVFGLQHATTLNAMNHLSILYQKLRLGEESRAISHRTIPHCRTFFGINSPITRDAVVRYFQDSNNFDFPTDIQDILDHYQRSRDPDSLKVIHQLGRSYMDNGLNHDAAELFEALVEDFLTIKGPEASETFDALSALCVSREHLDSIDKAILAYKQLIHMANRTPADHPSRKRIGYADRRISDLNRRRDILADERKAWSLHEPAQCENCRTNTKVLCNTCKIFRFCNEICQKQALQTHFPYCIPSVSLRESKSLAVKARCPTSARDQAISKIRRVDKTKSVNVTASYTFYLDPRNFTTFRMKLNSDTNTVILFSLDCDIQYATIDNPLLDHNQGDSTSRSTSPSSTSSTADLKGVRWLSPDRQEAIVYVPSEMPQPQARYVLVTPGREMLKSIIERRVGVRGGGGEKERFQALELPDDELIEFAQGLLLTGFLGEVFMHVVEWVWK
- a CDS encoding uncharacterized protein (predicted protein), which codes for MAIITRRGEREAGERKRKEKASKQACTKCKHSRFTVVRVVKLQGPGEASFSINSMVNGYAASFSPVSRISVWRGVSVFILSSAPFPSGINDNLSHCNRNNGIGVSPVIIWQGMGSLTFLADDLHAYPPTKVTDHKWPPFQLMGFNN